Proteins from a single region of Candidatus Puniceispirillum marinum IMCC1322:
- the rpsA gene encoding 30S ribosomal protein S1 — protein sequence MAADAATENFADLLAESFGKDTNIEGSVVRGFVVEIEGDAVLIDVGLKSEGRIPLKELVSPGQEADVKIGDEIEVYVERMEDRNGQAVLSRDKARREEAWSVLEASFEKQERVTGIIFGKVKGGFTVDLSGATAFLPGSQVDIRPVRDLGPLMGSPQPFQILKIDRRRGNIVVSRRAVLEESRAEARTELVSNLQEGQVLQGVVKNITDYGAFVDLGGVDGLLHVTDIAWQRISHPSEALQIGETVEVQVIRFNAETQRISLGMKQLLSDPWENVEGKFPIGAKMEGRVTNITDYGAFVELEAGVEGLVHVSEMSWTKKNVHPGKIVSTSQQVEVMVLDVDLSKRRISLGLKQCTGNPWEDLSTAHPAGSEIEGEIRNITEFGLFVGLTEEIDGLVHLSDISWDVTGEAALEGFNKGDMVKAKVLDIDTDKERISLGIKQLTDDPFAGQADNYRKGEVVTCIVSAVSENGLDVTVGDAMTGFIRRADLSRERNEQRADRFAVGEKVDAVVTNLDKKSRKLTLSIKARESAEEKQAMADFGSSDSGASLGDILGAALAKRDTTDDK from the coding sequence ATGGCAGCAGACGCTGCAACTGAAAACTTTGCCGACCTTCTAGCTGAAAGTTTTGGCAAAGACACCAATATTGAGGGCTCTGTAGTCCGCGGTTTCGTAGTAGAAATCGAAGGCGACGCGGTGCTTATTGATGTTGGATTGAAATCCGAAGGCCGCATCCCACTAAAAGAACTTGTTAGCCCCGGACAGGAAGCCGATGTAAAAATTGGCGACGAAATTGAAGTTTACGTTGAGCGTATGGAAGACCGTAATGGTCAGGCCGTGCTCAGCCGTGACAAGGCACGCCGCGAAGAAGCCTGGAGCGTACTCGAAGCATCATTTGAGAAGCAAGAGCGTGTTACCGGTATTATCTTTGGCAAGGTCAAAGGCGGCTTTACCGTCGATCTTTCAGGCGCGACCGCCTTTTTGCCAGGTAGTCAGGTTGATATTCGCCCGGTGCGCGATCTTGGCCCATTGATGGGTTCACCACAGCCATTCCAGATTCTGAAAATTGACCGTCGCCGTGGCAACATCGTTGTATCGCGTCGGGCGGTTCTGGAAGAGTCTCGCGCCGAAGCCCGCACCGAATTGGTATCCAACCTTCAAGAAGGTCAGGTGTTACAAGGTGTGGTCAAGAATATCACTGATTATGGTGCGTTCGTTGATCTTGGCGGCGTTGACGGTCTGCTGCATGTTACCGATATAGCATGGCAGCGTATCAGCCATCCTTCGGAAGCCTTGCAGATTGGTGAAACCGTTGAAGTACAGGTTATCCGCTTTAATGCAGAAACCCAGCGTATCTCGCTTGGTATGAAGCAGCTTCTGTCTGATCCTTGGGAAAATGTCGAAGGCAAATTCCCGATCGGTGCCAAGATGGAAGGCCGCGTTACCAACATCACCGATTATGGTGCCTTTGTTGAGCTTGAAGCTGGCGTCGAAGGTCTTGTCCATGTCTCCGAAATGAGTTGGACCAAGAAGAATGTTCATCCTGGCAAGATTGTATCAACCAGTCAGCAAGTCGAAGTTATGGTTCTGGACGTTGATCTGTCTAAGCGCCGTATTTCACTTGGCCTCAAGCAGTGCACAGGCAACCCGTGGGAAGACCTGAGTACCGCACATCCTGCTGGTTCAGAGATCGAAGGCGAGATCCGCAACATCACCGAATTTGGTCTGTTTGTTGGTCTTACTGAAGAAATCGACGGCCTTGTGCATCTATCTGATATCAGCTGGGACGTTACGGGTGAAGCTGCACTTGAAGGCTTCAACAAAGGTGACATGGTCAAAGCCAAGGTTCTGGATATTGATACTGATAAAGAGCGTATCTCGCTTGGAATCAAGCAACTTACGGATGATCCATTTGCTGGTCAGGCTGACAATTACCGCAAAGGTGAAGTTGTCACATGTATCGTGTCGGCTGTATCCGAAAATGGCCTCGATGTGACAGTTGGTGATGCCATGACTGGCTTTATCCGCCGGGCTGATCTTAGCCGTGAGCGTAACGAACAGCGTGCTGACCGTTTTGCCGTTGGCGAGAAGGTCGATGCTGTCGTTACCAATCTTGATAAGAAGTCACGCAAACTGACATTATCGATCAAAGCACGCGAATCTGCCGAAGAAAAACAGGCAATGGCTGACTTTGGTTCATCAGATAGCGGCGCAAGCCTTGGTGATATTCTGGGTGCCGCGCTGGCAAAGCGTGATACCACAGACGATAAGTAA